One part of the Eucalyptus grandis isolate ANBG69807.140 chromosome 10, ASM1654582v1, whole genome shotgun sequence genome encodes these proteins:
- the LOC104423515 gene encoding UDP-glycosyltransferase 76B1-like produces MRLNVSRVVPFRKCFQKDLRDDSQDRVACLITDDVWHFSQAVGDELKIPRIMLRCTASLSSLLAQYASSISRLNKQRPKSVIYVSLGSIASIDEAKFLEIAWGLANSEQPFLWVVRPGSICGSDWFEHLPSTFLEMINGRDHIVKRAPQQEVLAHWAIGGFWTHFGWNSTLESICEGVPIIYMPSFGDQKVNRRYVRNFWRVGLQLEYKLESGETERAIIKLLADPEGEDIRDRAVRL; encoded by the exons ATGCGCCTCAACGTTAGTCGTGTCGTCCCATTTCGGAAGTGCTTTCAAAAGGACTTGCGCGATGACTCACAGGATCGCGTAGCTTGCTTGATAACTGATGATGTTTGGCATTTTTCTCAAGCAGTCGGGGACGAGCTTAAGATCCCGAGGATCATGTTGAGGTGTACTG CCTCTTTGAGCAGCCTGCTGGCACAATATGCTAGCTCGATCTCTCGGCTGAACAAGCAAAGGCCCAAGTCAGTCATCTATGTGAGCCTGGGAAGCATTGCATCCATTGATGAGGCCAAGTTCCTAGAAATAGCATGGGGGCTAGCAAATAGTGAGCAGCCCTTTTTGTGGGTCGTCAGGCCTGGATCAATTTGTGGATCAGACTGGTTCGAACATTTGCCAAGCACGTTCCTAGAGATGATAAATGGAAGGGATCATATTGTGAAACGGGCACCACAGCAAGAAGTGCTGGCTCATTGGGCCATCGGCGGATTTTGGACTCATTTTGGTTGGAACTCGACGTTGGAAAGCATTTGTGAAGGTGTGCCGATAATTTATATGCCATCCTTTGGGGATCAAAAAGTGAACAGAAGATATGTGAGGAACTTTTGGAGGGTCGGGTTGCAATTGGAGTATAAGCTGGAAAGTGGTGAGACAGAGCGTGCCATTATAAAATTACTGGCGGATCCAGAAGGCGAAGATATTAGAGACAGAGCAGTGCGTTTGTAG
- the LOC104423514 gene encoding UDP-glycosyltransferase 76B1 has product MGYLGSQSHSQLKKGTSHRKIVLFPFPLQGHINSMLQLASILHSQGFKISIVHNQYNSPNPRNFPLFTFDSFPDGLLETEYPSESDLLAFIVRLNISCVVPFRECLQKVLCDDSEDHIACLITDNAWYFTQAVADKLKIPRIVLRCTSISSISAFAALSSLREKGCLPIKDSELDKAVPEVPPLKMKDLPVILSKNPEDLQQILADMGRETGAASGLICNSSEELEGTKLAQARQAIPIPIFVIGPFHKYFPASGSSLLAQDMSSISWLNKQRPKSVIYVSLGSIASIDEAKFLEIAWGLANSEQSFLWVIRPGSICGSDWLEPLPSTFLEMSNGRGNIVKWAPQQEVLAHQAIGGFWTHCGWNSTLESICEGVPMICMPSFGDQKVNARYVSDFWRVGLHLEDKLERSEIERAIRRLMADPEGEAIRDRAVSLKDKVDQCFKEGGSSYRSLDSFTGYLSSL; this is encoded by the exons ATGGGGTACTTAGGAAGTCAGTCTCATTCCCAGCTCAAGAAAGGGACTAGTCATCGCAAAATTGTGCTGTTTCCATTCCCCCTTCAAGGCCACATCAACTCAATGCTTCAGCTTGCAAGCATTCTTCATTCCCAGGGATTTAAGATTTCCATTGTGCACAACCAATACAACTCTCCCAATCCTCGCAACTTCCCTCTCTTCACCTTCGACTCATTCCCTGATGGTTTGCTAGAAACTGAGTACCCCTCCGAATCCGATCTCCTAGCTTTCATAGTGCGGCTTAACATTAGTTGCGTTGTCCCATTTCGGGAGTGCTTGCAAAAGGTCTTGTGTGATGACTCCGAGGATCACATCGCTTGCTTGATAACCGATAACGCTTGGTATTTTACTCAAGCAGTTGCGGACAAGCTTAAGATCCCGAGGATTGTGTTGAGGTGCACTAGTATCTCTTCAATTTCTGCTTTCGCTGCCTTGTCTTCTCTGAGAGAAAAGGGTTGCCTCCCAATAAAAG ATTCCGAATTAGACAAGGCTGTTCCGGAAGTTCCACCTCTCAAAATGAAAGACCTTCCAGTTATCCTCTCAAAGAACCCCGAGGATCTCCAACAGATATTAGCAGACATGGGCAGAGAGACTGGGGCCGCCTCTGGACTTATCTGCAATTCCTCTGAAGAACTTGAGGGGACAAAACTTGCCCAAGCTCGGCAAGCCATTCCCATTCCTATCTTCGTGATCGGTCCATTTCACAAGTACTTTCCAGCCTCTGGGAGCAGCTTGCTGGCGCAAGACATGAGCTCGATCTCCTGGCTGAACAAGCAAAGGCCCAAGTCAGTCATCTATGTGAGCCTGGGAAGCATTGCATCCATCGATGAGGCCAAGTTCCTAGAAATAGCATGGGGGCTAGCAAATAGTGAGCAATCCTTTTTGTGGGTCATCAGGCCTGGATCAATTTGTGGATCGGACTGGCTCGAACCTTTGCCAAGCACATTCCTAGAGATGTCAAATGGAAGGGGTAATATCGTGAAATGGGCACCGCAGCAAGAAGTGCTAGCTCATCAGGCCATCGGCGGATTTTGGACTCATTGTGGTTGGAACTCGACGTTGGAAAGCATTTGTGAAGGTGTGCCCATGATTTGTATGCCCTCTTTTGGGGATCAAAAGGTGAATGCAAGATATGTGAGTGACTTTTGGAGGGTTGGGTTGCATTTGGAGGATAAGCTGGAGAGAAGCGAGATAGAGCGTGCCATCAGAAGATTAATGGCGGATCCAGAAGGCGAAGCAATTAGGGACAGAGCAGTGAGTTTGAAGGACAAGGTGGATCAGTGTTTTAAGGAAGGGGGTTCCTCATATAGGTCTCTTGACAGCTTTACTGGCTACTTATCATCATTGTAG